The segment TTGCCATGAGCTTGCCGGCCTGCCGCCAGAAAAGCAACGTCAAACCCCGGGCGCCCCTTGTGCAGAGCGCCAATACACCCCGAAGTCATTGATTTAAATAAATTTTGATAAAGGGCTTGACGCTATGGCGAGGCATCCCTAGAATGCGCGCCACTTGCAGCGTAAAGCACACAGCCAAACGCCGCAGGGAGTGAAAGCAAGCATGCAAATGCGAGCAGCGTGTCCCCTTCGTCTAGTGGCCTAGGACACCGCCCTTTCACGGCGGTAACAGGGGTTCGAGTCCCCTAGGGGACGCCATATTGCGGGAATAGCTCAGTTGGTAGAGCACGACCTTGCCAAGGTCGGGGTCGCGAGTTCGAGTCTCGTTTCCCGCTCCAGTTTCTCCGGCACTGCTTCGGCAGGGCAGGAAAAGAAAGCCCAGGCTGAATCGTGAGGTTCATGTGCTGGCGGCGCTGCAAAGCGCAGGCTTAGTCCCCTTCGTCTAGTGGCCTAGGACACCGCCCTTTCACGGCGGTAACAGGGGTTCGAGTCCCCTAGGGGACGCCATATATTGCGGGAATAGCTCAGTTGGTAGAGCACGACCTTGCCAAGGTCGGGGTCGCGAGTTCGAGTCTCGTTTCCCGCTCCAGTTCAAAACGCAGCGCTTCTGGCGATGCGTCGGTGGTGAAAGCCCTCAAGGCGGTTCACACCCAAGCAGTAAAGCTTCACTTTGCGGGAATAGCTCAGTTGGTAGAGCACGACCTTGCCAAGGTCGGGGTCGCGAGTTCGAGTCTCGTTTCCCGCTCCAAATAAACAAACAAAGAGACGAAAGTCTCTTTTTTTGTGCTTGTCGTTTCGAAAATTCTCCTGAAAGCCCCGTGCGCCGCTGGCGCCCGGGGCTTTTGTGCATTCAGCGATAGCTGATGGTGAAATCCAGCGCGCCTTCGGCCAGCCCAGGGGTGATCCTAGGGTCCATCTGGTAGTAGCGCGCCTTGAAGTCCAGGCGGGTGATGCCGATCACCAACGGGGTAACCGGCTCGTCCTGCTGCAGCGGCATCGGGCTGTTGTCGCTGCGCAGCAGTTGAATGGCGATACCGCTGGCGCTGGAGTTGCTGCTCAGGCCGAATACGCCGATGCCGGGCAGCAAGGGCACCGAGCCGCGCGCGCCTTCCAGGCGTATGAAGGCGCGGGCGATGCTGCCGGCCGGGTTGTCCTCGCAGTCGCTCAGGGTGATGTGGAAGTCGGTGGCCTGCGTGGTGCTGCCGACACCGCTGAAGTCGGCCAGATCGTGGCTGCCCAGTTGCACCGGGTCGGCGCTGACGGCATCGGCCTTCAGCGTGCATTGCGCCTGGTGCACCCCGCCACTGACATGGATGTCCAGGGCGCTGCCCAGGTTGCTGATCTGGCTGTGGGCAATCTGTTTGCCGAAGCTTTGCGGCCCCGGAGGAATCGTCCCGGTCTTGATCAGCGTGTAACTGGCGAACAGCGTCCTGATTTCGATGGGGGTGGCGCCGGCATCGCGGCTGTGCTCGCCCTGATAGGGAATGCCCACGTCATCCACCGGTGTGAAGGCGTTGCTGGCGCCGCCGGTGAAGGGGAAGCCCAGGCGGACATACAGGCCAACGCCGGGAATGCCGGTTTCGATGACCTTGCCATTGACGTCCCAGCCGTTGACCGGTGGCAGTGGGTTGGGGTGCAGGGGCGCGCTAGCGGACGCCTGGAAGCTGAGGGTGGCGCTGCCGTCGTTGTCGCAACGGATGCCGCGCCCTTGCAGTTCGGTGGCCGGCAGGGTGCGAATGGTACCGATCATGCTGCCGACCGGGGCGTCGCGGGCGACCCAGGTTTCCCCGAGATCGATGTTGTAGCGCAGCGGGCCGGGGGTGGTATCCCAGGTGCATTCGGGGATGGCATGGGCAGTGCCGGCCAGGGTCAGCAGGCTGATGGCTGTGTACAGGCGTTTGAGGGTGGGCATGGACAAGTCCGCATAGCGAGGCGCCATGGCTGGCGCGCTCGGGTTCAGGTGGTGGGGCAGGCGAGTGTCTGCAGGTGGTAGCCCTGGCGCTGCTGCATCTGCCCGGGGTCGATCGGCAGCACGCAGTGCTGCTGGCCCTGTTTGCCCCAGCGCAGGCTCAGGGTCTGGGGTTCGGGGCCGGTGGCAATCAGCGCCTGGCCGCCCTGGCCGACGATGGCCAGGGTGTTGCCCTGGGCATCGCTGACCTGGGTGCCGAACGGCAGCGGCTGGCCATCGCCGTGCTGCAGGGTGAGGATCAGGCGGGTGACCTGGCGGGCGGCGAAGGTGGCCTTGACGATGGCCCCGCGGCGCGGCACCACGGCCTGGGTGCCGTTATCCAGCTCGATTTCCGGCCCCAACTGCTCGGTGCGCAGGTTGAGCTGATTGACCCGGTACGGGCGCAGGTGCGGCGCCACGGCGTAGCCTTTGGCGTTGGTGCGCGCGCCTGGGGCGTTCTCCAGGCCGATGCCGGCGACCGCCGGCACCTCTACCAGGGCGCTGGTTTCGCCGAGGTAGGGGGCCAGGGTGATGCCGCCGGCATGGGCCAGCACGGCGCCGCTGGCATTGACCGAAAGGTTGTGCCGGTCACGGCTTTGGCTGATGCCTGCGCCGTAGTTGGCATGTGCGGCCTGGTAGCTGGCCGACAGCTCAACATTGCTGCGCTGCTGTTCGTCGCGGCTGATCGCAGCGCGATAGCCCAGGCGGTTGTCCAGGTCGCTGCCGCTGAGGCTGGCGCGCTCGTTGTGGCGCCCGCCCTGGCGCTGCAGGTCGAAGGTGGCGCTGGAGCTGTTGCCCAGCCCCAGCGGGATCGACACGCTCAGGCCGACCATGCGCTCGTGGGCGGTGTCGCGCCCGAGCGACTGCGAGGCGAACAGGTTGTAGCCGATGTTGCGGTGCTGGGTATTGAACTGGAACTGGTACTGGCGACGCTGGCGGGCGTTGTTCCAATAGTCGTCCTGGGTCAGGGTCAGGCTCAGCGAGCTGCGCAGGCCCAGCTGCTGGTGCACCGAGGCCTCCAGGCGGCTGCGGCGGTTGCCGGCGTAGTGCCGGTCGGCGTTGCGCTGGGCCACGGCTTCGTCGAAATCGCGGTAGCCCTCGGTGGAGTAGCGGTAGCCGGCGAAGCGCAGGTTGGTGCGGGTGTCGAAGGCCTTGCCGTAGCGGGCGGCGTAGCTCTGCCCGCTGACGCTGCCCAGGGCCTGGCCCAGGTCGCTGCTGGCCTGGGTGGCGTCCAGCGACACGGCGCCGTACTGGCCGAAGTCGCGGCCCACGCCCAGCAGCCCGGCGCGATAGTCGTCACTGCCCTGGACCCCGCCATACAGGGTGGTGCCCCAGTCGATGCCGCGGGCCAGGGTGGCTTGCCACAGCTTGGGGTCATCCACGCCGCCGGCCGGGTTGTAGCGCCCCAGCGCCGCCGTGTAGCGCCACACCCCCTGGCGCAGCAGGCTGCCCAGGCTCGAATAGGGCTGGATGAAGCGCCGTACCTGGCCATCGGCCTCGGTCAGCACCACCTCCAGCTCACCACTGCCGCCGCCCACGCCCAGGTCGTCGATTTCGTAGGGGCCGGCGGCAACGAAGGTGCTGTAGATCGGGTAGCCGTTGTGCAGCACCTCGAGCTTGGCACGGCTCTGGGCCACGCCGCGGATCACCGGGGCGTAGCTTTGCAGCACATCGGGCAGCATGCCCAGGTCCGAGGCCAGCTGCACGCCCTTGAACGGCAGGCTGCGAAACACCTCGCCGTTGCTGAAGGTCTCGCCCAGGGTCAGGGTGCCCCAGGTGCCGGGCAGGTCGGTCTGGGCGTAGGTGTTGCTGCGCGCCCAGTGGCGCTGGCCGTGCGGGTCCTGGCGCAGGCTCTGGTTGCTGCGCAGGCGCCAGCCACCGAGGTTGAGGCCGCTGTTCAGGTACAGGTCCTGCTGGTTGTGGCTGGGTCCGCCGCGGCGGCTGCTGTGCTGGGCGGAGGCCTGGTAGCTGATGAAGCCGGCATTGATGCCGCTGTCCCAGCGTTCGGGGGCGACGCTGCCGGCCACGTCGCGGCGCAGCGCCGCCTGGGGGATGGCGATGTCCAGTTGCAGGCGGGCGCTGTCGAACACCACCTCGGCGCCGGGCAGGCGGGCAGCCAGGTCCAGGCAGCGGGCGTCGGGCTCGGCAGGGGTTTGCAGGCGCTCCAGGCGCAGCCCCAGCTCGGCCAGCAGGGCCGGGCTCAGGCACGGCGCAAGGCCCTGCCCGGGGCCTTGTGCGTGGAAGTCCAGGTGGTGTTCGCCACTGTGGGCCAGGTTCACCCGCACCTGCACCGGGTAGCGCCCGGCGGCCAGTGGCAGGTGCGCGGCGAGCGCCTGCAAGGCAAGCTCGGCATCGCCCGGCGCCTGGCCAGGGGCCTGGCGCATGAAGCCGGCATGGAACTTCAGTTCAGGCTCGTCGGCCTGGGCAGGCTGACCGACGGGCAGCAGGCAGCTGCCGCCCAAGGCCAGCAGCGGGGCAAAACGAAGGCGTGACGGCGGGAGCCGACGCCGGTTGGCGTGACGCATGGGAGGGTCTCGGATAGGTAGGGTGGCCTGGCGGGTGTCGCAGGGTGGTGTGCCGGCCACTGATTTGTTGGCTTGTGCCCAGGCCCTGGCGGGCCGGTATGGAGGGGAGGTTAGAGAGGTGCGAGGGGAGGGTATGTAGGCGTGATCTGACGAATTCGCTGACTAAGTCAGCGGAGTGAGCCGCCTCCTGTCTGGGGGCGGCTCACTCGGCAACGATCAACGCAGCATGGTTGATGACATAATAGCGGTTTCAGCGGGGTCCTTGGTTTTCACGAATACCGAGCCACCGGAAGGCGTACTCAACCAGCCTCCTGCTTCTGCTGTAGGGGCGTTTGCCGGTGCAGGCGGAGCCATGACCTGCGCAACGGCAAGATCAGAGATACGGCTATCAGCTTGCTCTGCGCTCGTTATCACTTGGGCGGCTGGTCCGGGCTCGCCTGGTGCTCCGTCGCGGCCCCGGTTCCCACGTGGCCCCCTCTCTCCCTGAGGCCCTCGCGGACCAGGGTCACCTTTGTCTCCTTTCGGCCCCGGCACAGCCGCACGTTGTTCCAATGCGGTGATCCTAGCGTCGGTCGCTTTTGCAACTCCTGTCGCCGCCGTATCTGCAGCCGCTTTCGTCGCCG is part of the Pseudomonas fakonensis genome and harbors:
- a CDS encoding fimbria/pilus outer membrane usher protein — encoded protein: MRHANRRRLPPSRLRFAPLLALGGSCLLPVGQPAQADEPELKFHAGFMRQAPGQAPGDAELALQALAAHLPLAAGRYPVQVRVNLAHSGEHHLDFHAQGPGQGLAPCLSPALLAELGLRLERLQTPAEPDARCLDLAARLPGAEVVFDSARLQLDIAIPQAALRRDVAGSVAPERWDSGINAGFISYQASAQHSSRRGGPSHNQQDLYLNSGLNLGGWRLRSNQSLRQDPHGQRHWARSNTYAQTDLPGTWGTLTLGETFSNGEVFRSLPFKGVQLASDLGMLPDVLQSYAPVIRGVAQSRAKLEVLHNGYPIYSTFVAAGPYEIDDLGVGGGSGELEVVLTEADGQVRRFIQPYSSLGSLLRQGVWRYTAALGRYNPAGGVDDPKLWQATLARGIDWGTTLYGGVQGSDDYRAGLLGVGRDFGQYGAVSLDATQASSDLGQALGSVSGQSYAARYGKAFDTRTNLRFAGYRYSTEGYRDFDEAVAQRNADRHYAGNRRSRLEASVHQQLGLRSSLSLTLTQDDYWNNARQRRQYQFQFNTQHRNIGYNLFASQSLGRDTAHERMVGLSVSIPLGLGNSSSATFDLQRQGGRHNERASLSGSDLDNRLGYRAAISRDEQQRSNVELSASYQAAHANYGAGISQSRDRHNLSVNASGAVLAHAGGITLAPYLGETSALVEVPAVAGIGLENAPGARTNAKGYAVAPHLRPYRVNQLNLRTEQLGPEIELDNGTQAVVPRRGAIVKATFAARQVTRLILTLQHGDGQPLPFGTQVSDAQGNTLAIVGQGGQALIATGPEPQTLSLRWGKQGQQHCVLPIDPGQMQQRQGYHLQTLACPTT
- a CDS encoding fimbrial protein; the protein is MPTLKRLYTAISLLTLAGTAHAIPECTWDTTPGPLRYNIDLGETWVARDAPVGSMIGTIRTLPATELQGRGIRCDNDGSATLSFQASASAPLHPNPLPPVNGWDVNGKVIETGIPGVGLYVRLGFPFTGGASNAFTPVDDVGIPYQGEHSRDAGATPIEIRTLFASYTLIKTGTIPPGPQSFGKQIAHSQISNLGSALDIHVSGGVHQAQCTLKADAVSADPVQLGSHDLADFSGVGSTTQATDFHITLSDCEDNPAGSIARAFIRLEGARGSVPLLPGIGVFGLSSNSSASGIAIQLLRSDNSPMPLQQDEPVTPLVIGITRLDFKARYYQMDPRITPGLAEGALDFTISYR